A window of Oncorhynchus kisutch isolate 150728-3 linkage group LG10, Okis_V2, whole genome shotgun sequence contains these coding sequences:
- the psmg4 gene encoding proteasome assembly chaperone 4, producing MRWLKCLNNGLVSLSSYKHLFNMNIAESGAVGDAITVHDFSEKILEQTVHFHVIKLNGGFFLWVGSNPVLSNLAVSMESKFDSMPLSTLVLGDPSDTTPNSLAQRLTKRTKKQVYVSYCLPMTDSNLSLLVENRIKKEMEVHPDKF from the exons ATGAGGTGGTTGAAATGTTTGAATAATGGTCTGGTTTCATTGTCTTCATATAAACATCTATTCAATATGAACATAGCAGAAAGTGGAGCAGTAGGCGATGCCATTACAGTGCACGATTTCTCCGAGAAGATTCTCGAGCAAACGGTTCACTTTCACGTCATAAAACTCAATGGAGGATTTTTCCTTTGGGTGGGCTCGAACCCCGTCTTGTCCAACTTGGCTGTTTCAATGGAAAGTAAATTT gATTCGATGCCGCTGTCTACGTTAGTCCTGGGGGACCCATCGGACACCACTCCAAATTCACTGGCGCAGAGATTGA CTAAAAGGACTAAGAAACAGGTGTATGTGAGCTACTGCCTGCCCATGACTGACTCCAACCTGTCTCTGCTGGTAGAGAACAGGATAAAGAAGGAGATGGAAGTTCACCCTGACAAGTTTTaa